The sequence AGTGTTTTGAGGTTCATTAACATGGTTCTTGAAGCATTCGACACATCTGTGACGTGTAAACCTTTCTCTTTCCCTCCTGTCAAATTCCAAATCAACCATGTATCTATGGTGCCAAACAATGCATCTCCTCGCTTCACCGCCTCCTTCACAGCATCCACATTTTCCAACAACCACAACAGCTTCAAAGCACTGAAATAAGTGCTTATTGGCAAACCACAAGTCTCTACGAAATGAGTTCTTCCACCTGGTAACTCTTTCTCCAATTTTCTATAAGAGAAAAACCAAAAAtaccaaaaaagaaaaaaaaattcacatgaTCACACACCGGTGTCGTCTAACAATAATGAATCTGAACTTAAGCAAACCAGAATCGGCAATTGACCGTGTTTTTTACACAAAAAACAAAATTCATTTGACAAATCACACATGAATTTTTCTTGCTTCACGACCAACCTCTTGGAAGCAATGGTGCTCCATGATACAAAGTCTTCTTTTGGTAGTTAATCAAAGAAATGCTAGTGAATGGAACTTTATGCTTTTCCCAATAAAAATCCATTTCAGAACAAAACTTCTCAACACCAAGATGACAAAAGTAAGCATAATAACCCAATTCAGATACTGTCGCTAGACAACAAAAGAACATCAAGTAggctaaaaaaattcatatcttggatccaaaattcaaaaattaccTGCAGATAGCACTGGTACGTGCATCCATCCAAACAATAGCATTGTAGAGAGGGGAGCCGGTGGATTTGCTCCAAACAACAGTTGTTTCTCTCTGATTTGTAAGACCAATGGCTTTCAATCCACTGTCCACATTATAGCCTGCAGCTGTGGTTTTATCAACAGCCTTTGCAATACAGAGCCTCACGCTTTCGAGGATCTCCACTGGATCATGCTCAACCCATCTACAAAACACTCAAAATCGCCATTTCAGATATTTCTCCATCTGTTCCAAAATGGTACCTCCTACTCGAACAATGtcgttaatttatttttaaatttatatcaaACATATGCTTTTATGAACAGGCCTCTGAAACTGGATTTGCGAGCTGAAAATACATTACTGATCAAACATAGGAACTCGTTGACTGATTTATAGATTAATTCATCAACACTGTTTTTCGTCACTGATGTACATTCTCTGAAAATAAATTAGTGATCAACTGATCATACACTGATAAACCCAAACACAATACAAATAAGATTCAACCTTTTTGATGATTCAAAGAAAAACACATACACCCCAGAAAATAAAACAGCCATGAACCACGAGTAAATTTGAAAAAAGATTCGATCTTTAAACAGTTTAAAGTGAAAAACACGTACCCAGATTGAGGATAGAACTGTGTGAACTCGACTTGGTGAGATCCAATGGGCTGCGCGGCGCGATCATAGATGATGAATCTTGTGCTGGTGGTGCCTTGATCGATCGAACCCACGAATACATCTTCCCCCGACATCTTTGGCTGAGTTTCTTGGGAATGGTGATGGAGTTGATCCGAAgggatttttattttgttttatccaATAAATTGGTGATGATTCGAGTAATCAATGATTATTTAAAGATCGGATATTTGACCATTTGGAACTTCGTTGATTCCAATTTCCCCTTTTTATATGGATTTTATCAATGTTTTGTGTTGACTTTGGATGAGACCTTAATGATGTTACGTCCCTGTTTGTTAAGAGTGGTTGGCTGAAATTAAGGTTCTTCCTATTAACTACAAACTCTATCtaaaaatttattcaaaaaaaaaaaaaaaactcttatctaaaattttgagattgttaaaaaaattatgaaaaaataatgatTCACTCAATTTTTTGCTTGAGATAATCACATCTCGAGTACACGTTTGTACGTGTTTTCAATAATATGTATACTcgaaatttaaaaacaaaaagaattaacacgatcataaaatattttcataaatctcggGATTTCACAGTGTATGCAATTAACCCATATTTTGTTACTTTAAAAtttattgtatttatatttttttatctgaGACTAACAAGtaatctaaaaaataaaaattacgtcgttttaaaaattttgaaaagtattttgtGGTGTTTTTCGATAACATCAAAAAGATAATTATCATCTTGGAGGAtggataattttattttattttttggtgttAATCTTTTCAGCAAAAGAATATGAAAAAGCAAAAGGacatgtaatttttatttttgagggATCATAGTTTTCGTGACCTTTTGGAGGATATCACGCGAGGTCCATGAATCCAGTCGGTTTTTATCAtcatcattatttatttatttatttattaaaactaAAAGTGCAAAAACTCCAcgataatattttttgttacaTGATGACGTCATAAATATTAGGACAACTTATCAATTATTTGTGGACCGTGATTGACTCGATTGTTCAACCTTATCTAACCACGCGGCTGGTTGTTTTATCTAATTgctaattataatttataaccaACCTTaccgtcaaaaaaaaaatttataaccaacctaatatattattatatgaaTATTGAATAGGTTTTTTtagggttttttttatttttagtgtaaattaaataataaatttcaaaaataatgtaaaattaaaaattttttacaaataccgtaaaactccaaatctgaCAGCGGATATTCAGTACACGTTGGCACCATCCGCCAACATTTGGAGCGGATGCTGCGTCGTGGCGTGGGTTGTGCCATGCACGCAGCATCCGCTGCCACTTGTAGTGGATGCTGCCACACGCAGCATCCGCTCCATTATCATGCTCAATTATTCATTTGTTTCTGCAGAAATCATCGGCTTttctctccttcttctctccttcaattttttgtttctttaacaTTAGATTTCTCCAGAATCGTTCCTCCAATTACAAATCCGAAAGTAGTTTCGGAATCCTTACAACGAGAGGTTTTTTTTTACACcaattttttgagtttttttcgCCGTATTGAAAACATCGTCCGACCACAGGCGGAGCATTTTCACATCTTCCATCACCGCCTATCGTTGTTCAAACTAGCAAGAAGATATTTTGGTTGGTTGgagctctatttcaaaattaaGGTAAATTCGAgattatgattttttaatttggGTGTTTTGGTTTAATTGAGTTACTATAATTGAAATATGTTTAATTGTTGGTCGCAGGTACTAAAAAAACCATTTGAAGGTATGaattatttttcagaatttttttaagcattattttgattttttgagtttattttaataatctgttttagtatatatttcaaatttcttttttttttaattaaatatattatattaatataataaaaattaaatgtattaataataaaaatagttaTGTTACGTTAagtgttgttattattattattttaatcttataatatatataaatatagaattatatatatatatattaaaatactaaaaattatatatataaactttatTATTGTGGTTGTTATTATATTAGATATATATGCATGTGGTGATATTATTGTATTATTGATATACTATATAATATtacgtatgtatatatatatatatatataatatatatatataatatatgtacgtatatatgtatataatatatgtatgtatatatatatatattatttatatatatatatatataatttattgttatcgttattatattaaaaatgtgcaatatatagacatatattgttatatgcatatattaaaatttattatattttattttattttatttttatgttttgtaaACCATGTAATTTTATAATATGTGTTTATTGGTTTGCATTATATAATTGTTAGTATATTTGTCAGGATGACAACAAATCGAGGACCAATAGATTCCAGTGTGCTATATTTACAAGCCACACATATGTCGTCAGAAGTTTCCACAATAACAATTGATGACATAGTTCGAGTCAAACGATCCGATAATTTGATTTGGCAGTTATTTAATGAGCATGGTCTGCACAGTCGTGTGAttgcatatttaaataatatggggttttatggtgttttgttgtgtGGATCTCGGCAATATGATAATCATTTAATTACTGCTTTGGTTGAACGATGGCGACGTGAAACACATACCTTTCATTTTAGATGTGGTGAAGCAACCATCACTTTACAGGATATTTCCATTATTTGGGGTCTACCTATTGATGGTGAGCCTGTAATTGGTATAGATGTTTCACGCAAAGTTGAAGAGTGGCAGcatatatgtttggatttattggGATTTACGCCACTGACGTCGCATTTCAAAGGTGGTCACTTATCGATGACCGCTTTATATGAGCATTGCATGGCTGCACATATCGATGATAATAGTCCAGAAATAGATGTCGTAAAATATACCCGTTGTGTAGCATTAATGATTATTGGAGGAATCATGGTTCCAGATTATCAAGGAGGATCtgttaaattgatttttttgcaACTACTTCGGGATATTGAACGCATCAGATCTTATAGTTGGGGAAGTGCAGTTCTAGCATTCCTATATCGTGAGTTATGCAATGCAACACGGATAAGAAAAGCTATAATATCCGGGCCTCTATTTATCCTACAGGTATAAATTTTTAAGTGCATCTAATATcacattataataatttataatttaatttattactgATGGCAGGTATGGGCATGGAGCAGGATTACATTTGTTAATCCTGATATAAATGGATTATCTCTGACTGTGCCTCAAAATGAATTCGAGGAAGATATTCCATATGCTCCTTATGGTGCACGgtaatatttgaaaaatattagcttttttataaattacaaattcattttgtaataattttaataatcttTTTTTATTGTAGGTGGTCAAATGTGTTTAGTTACACTCATTCACCAACGCACGCTGTTAGAATTATAAGGGATTGCTTCGATCGTATGACTAATGCCGAGGTGTGTTATTggattattgaaatttttcagcaattatattaatttctatttattaattaaaaatgattttattattattattatgcagTTTAATTGGATAGTTTACAACAAGAAAGATGTTGATGTTAAAGCGATCATTAGTACATACGATAATAGAATCTGGAGATGTGTTTGTCCTCTGATTTGTTTTGATATTGTGGAGATGCATCGTCCTGATCGGGTCTTGAGGCAGTTCAAAATGCGACAATCTATTCCTAGGCCTGCACTTGACAACGATAACCTACACAATGTTAATAGAACAGGTCATCGCAACACTGATTGGAGAGAGTATCATAAAGATGCAATTATTCTTTGGAATGGAAAATTGAGTAATGTTGCCCGAGGAGAACGTTACAGAAGATCTAGCGAAGTCGATGATGATTACTTTCCATGGTATGATCGCATTACTGTACGATTTATATCGCCTGCAGTAACTGGGCTTGGTTTTAGGCCATATCAACCGAATTTAGATATTGGCAGACACAGTAATATTCCACAAAATTTTAGTGTGTCATCCTCTGATTCGCAGCAGTCATCATCAGGGTTTGTTCCTCCTCGTCCATCTGGTGAGTTCTACAACGCGGGTCCATCTGGTGGGTTCTACAACGCGGGTCCATCTGGTGGGTTCGACAATGCAGGGCCATCTAGTGGGTTGTACAATACCGGACCATTCGGTGGATTTTACGGTGCAGGACCATCTGGTTCATATGTTGATGCCGGTTATCATACTCCATTTTGTGAAAATATCCAAAGTTTTACAGATCTGCTTAATACTGGTCAACGCAATATTCTGGCTCCTGAAAGAAACGTTCCATCACCTGTAATATTCCCTAGTTATTCAGATGAGCAACAAGAGAGGAGTGAAGAAATTGTTGATGCTCCTGTTGTGCGTAGAGGACAACGTAGACGTAGACCACCTGCTTGTGGTACCGGTGGTCATTTGTATAACTGCAATTGTCATgaacaataataatatttttttttgtgttatagTAATTGATAATTAGTTatgcatgtgattttttttcctttccgtatgattttttttattacaccacaattattttaaatactttaTTAAGTTGATTAAAACAAATATGAAGAAAAATGCTATTAGTGTAATAGATCAATGCATTTAACCAATATCAAATACATATCTTATTCAATGCATACATTATATGACACAATTATAAAAACGCATATGCTACCAACAAACATTTATTTGTTATACATTTTTCGTCAAGCAATCAATTGTCCACGTTCATCTGATActcctgaaaaaaaaaacatatacaaattaaaatatattacaatacatatttttaggaacaaattaaattttcaaagtttatacCTGTTAGTTCTTCGTTGTTGTCTCTCTCTCGCTATCGGCATGTCCATCTCGTTTCTTAGTCGAGTCGTTGTATCCCTACCTGCTCTTCTTCTTTCACGTCTAACTGGGTTGTGTTGCAACTCAAAGGTAGGACGATCCCAATATCTTTCATCTGCAAGAGGTTCAAATCTTCCTTCATACGTTGCGAGGTACTCCGATATATTGTACCATGACTGCACAAGTGTCGTGGGATCTAACGAGTGCCATTTAGCGGTGCAAATAGCATGTGAACACGGGATGCCGAAAATTGTCCATTTACCACATGAACAATCTGTTGTTGATATTCTCACCACTTGCATGTGTTGGCCGCGACTTGGCCTTCCTCCGGTTGCAACCTGAGCAGTTTGTGATCGTACATCATATTTAACAACACGATGTTCACTAGATT comes from Henckelia pumila isolate YLH828 chromosome 4, ASM3356847v2, whole genome shotgun sequence and encodes:
- the LOC140862018 gene encoding serine/threonine-protein phosphatase 7 long form homolog; this translates as MGFYGVLLCGSRQYDNHLITALVERWRRETHTFHFRCGEATITLQDISIIWGLPIDGEPVIGIDVSRKVEEWQHICLDLLGFTPLTSHFKGGHLSMTALYEHCMAAHIDDNSPEIDVVKYTRCVALMIIGGIMVPDYQGGSVKLIFLQLLRDIERIRSYSWGSAVLAFLYRELCNATRIRKAIISGPLFILQVWAWSRITFVNPDINGLSLTVPQNEFEEDIPYAPYGARWSNVFSYTHSPTHAVRIIRDCFDRMTNAEFNWIVYNKKDVDVKAIISTYDNRIWRCVCPLICFDIVEMHRPDRVLRQFKMRQSIPRPALDNDNLHNVNRTGHRNTDWREYHKDAIILWNGKLSNVARGERYRRSSEVDDDYFPWYDRITVRFISPAVTGLGFRPYQPNLDIGRHSNIPQNFSVSSSDSQQSSSGFVPPRPSGEFYNAGPSGGFYNAGPSGGFDNAGPSSGLYNTGPFGGFYGAGPSGSYVDAGYHTPFCENIQSFTDLLNTGQRNILAPERNVPSPVIFPSYSDEQQERSEEIVDAPVVRRGQRRRRPPACGTGGHLYNCNCHEQ
- the LOC140862019 gene encoding uncharacterized protein, producing MEAIKNKNILAHRYLDGISKEKWSMAHDGGWRRGVMTTNMSECLNSVLKGARRLPISAIVHLTLLRCVQYFIERVTKGQRMVQENQLWSDYARRKYEEWAKKSSEHRVVKYDVRSQTAQVATGGRPSRGQHMQVVRISTTDCSCGKWTIFGIPCSHAICTAKWHSLDPTTLVQSWYNISEYLATYEGRFEPLADERYWDRPTFELQHNPVRRERRRAGVSDERGQLIA